In Setaria italica strain Yugu1 chromosome IX, Setaria_italica_v2.0, whole genome shotgun sequence, the genomic stretch CTCCTCTCCCATACCGTGGCCGTCCAACCAGTGCACGTGGCATCCCCGGAGCTGTAGGGATAGACgctggcgccgtcgtcgtcgtcgaactTCAGATCGACGAACCTGACCACGCCGTTGCTCAGCGTCGCGTCCCGGATCGAATGTGCAGAGCACATGCCTAGGATTTCGTCGCGGGGGGAGGGGACGGGCCACGGGATCAGCCGCAGCACGGGGTCCTCGTCGAGCACATTGCACTGCAGGATACCACGCCAGAGATCGATCCAGGCCAGCGAGCcccctccggcggcgacggccttgCTCGGGCTATGCATCACCACGTCGTGGTAGCGGCAGGTCGTCTCCGGGTCGGCGGCAACCTTGGCGGCCTTGACGCTCCACGCCCGCGTCTCCGACGAGAAGACGTGGACGTCGTACGCCACGCGGGGTTTGAGTTGCAGGACAAGGAAGGCTAGCGCGTAgtgctcgccgccggcaccacAGGGTACGACGCCGACCTCCTGTTTGAGAAGGAGGCCGATCTCTGGACAGGAGGGCCCCGGGATCAGGTCGAGCGACGGCTTCCCGAGTCCGGCCCTGTAGACGAAGTAATCGAAAACGCGAGCGCTGCCGCGACGGAACGCCATGAGCATGACGACGAGGGAGTCGGTGGCGTTGAGGATCATGGGCGCTCCGTGGAAGCCGTGTCGCTTCTTAAGGCCGGGGCAGTGTACGAACCAGCGAGAGACTCCCGGCGGGTCGGCGAGATCGAAGGACACCtgcacggcgcggcgggcgcgctcGTCAAGCCCGTAGCGGTGGTCGCGTTCCTGCGGTCGCCGATGCGCGCGAACGATTCCAGGAGGGCCCAGGCGGGAGGGCTGGGCGGCAttcgggaggcggcggctgttGCGGGGTCCGGCATGGCGGATTCGCGTATGTCTACGCGAACAAAATCTAATAAACTTCCGACTCCGCGAAGAGATAAATTGGGATTTTTAGGCATGCGCATATATATGTGTGGTGGTTCTGAGTTCGCATTGGCCTTGGTCTTCCACGTTATTTTCCCCAGTTTTTTACTGTACGAGAACCAATACTTCTTGTTCCGTGTAATACTTGCACGCTGTACACCACGAAATGGCATCATTCTGTTTGAAAAATGATGTGATAATGTGCTGACAGAGGAGATCAAATTACTTGGCTAAAAGGAAGTTAAAAGTTCTGCACATTGGAAGACACCAGTGGCAGAGGGAGGGCGTCCAGAGTTTGCTATTACAGGCTTGCAGGTTGCAGCCTTACAGGCCATTTGTATTGCCTTACAGCCTTAGTACGGTTGGAAAGCCTCGACCGCCAACACCGCCCGTTctctaagggtgcgtttggttgcgaggacgaagtgggacgggacgggacgatcccacttcgtcccgcgtttggttggaggacaggtggaacggggacatccctacgagggaatataccctccagatgcgggatgcccccgtcccaccaaaacgagcggacgggggcatcccacttcgcccccgtcacgcgtcGTCTGGccacgcgggcgggcgcgggctaGCGCCGGCAGCCggctggcgcgggcgggcgcaaAATTGCGCTGGTGGGCGCGAGAGGCTGACGGCGGACGAGCGAATTgggcgggagatctggggggtTCGGTATCCGATCGTAGGCTGGATGGCGACTTGATGGCGGCCTGAGAGCGAGCGGGATCTAGCGGAGAGACGTTCGGCGGCCGCGCTCTACCGGGTACGTCCGTCTCGTGAGTGGACTTGAGCACATGTGTGTCTCCTGTCGTAAATCTATTATCGACTTACNNNNNNNNNNNNNNNNNNNNNNNNNNNNNNNNNNNNNNNNNNNNNNNNNNNNNNNNNNNNNNNNNNNNNNNNNNNNNNNNNNNNNNNNNNNNNNNNNNNNNNNNNNNNNNNNNNNNNNNNNNNNNNNNNNNNNNNNNNNNNNNNNNNNNNNNNNNNNNNNNNNNNNNNNNNNNNNNNNNNNNNNNNNNNNNNNNNNNNNNNNNNNNNNNNNNNNNNNNNNNNNNNNNNNNNNNNNNNNNNNNNNNNNNNNNNNNNNNNNNNNNNNNNNNNNNNNNNNNNNNNNNNNNNNNNNNNNNNNNNNNNNNNNNNNNNNNNNNNNNNNNNNNNNNNNNNNNNNNNNNNNNNNNNNNNNNNNNNNNNNNNNNNNNNNNNNNNNNNNNNNNNNNNNNNNNNNNNNNNNNNNNNNNNNNNNNNNNNNNNNNNNNNNNNNNNNNNNNNNNNNNNNNNNNNNNNNNNNNNNNNNNNNNNNNNNNNNNNNNNNNNNNNNNNNNNNNNNNNNNNNNNNNNNNNNNNNNNNNNNNNNNNNNNNNNNNNNNNNNNNNNNNNNNNNNNNNNNNNNNNNNNNNNNNNNNNNNNNNNNNNNNNNNNNNNNNNNNNNNNNNNNNNNNNNNNNNNNNNNNNNNNNNNNNNNNNNNNNNNNNNNNNNNNNNNNNNNNNNNNNNNNNNNNNNNNNNNNNNNNNNNNNNNNNNNNNNNNNNNNNNNNNNNNNNNNNNNNNNNNNNNNNNNNNNNNNNNNNNNNNNNNNNNNNNNNNNNNNNNNNNNNNNNNNNNNNNNNNNNNNNNNNNNNNNNNNNNNNNNNNNNNNNNNNNNNNNNNNNNNNNNNNNNNNNNNNNNNNNNNNNNNNNNNNNNNNNNNNNCCGGCAGGTGGAGGAAGACAATACAGGTTAGTATGACAGGAGGGTCGCTCGAGCGGagttaacaggagaagaaagtgatgcttgtcccgtctatagcgatctctccaccAAActaaaaataggatcatcccatcccattcaaccaaacaagaaatgggatcatcccatcccgaaaaactggaacgggaccgtcccgttctacattgtctcccaaccaaacgcaccctaactCTTGACGCGGCACACACCGGACATTCTCGTTCAGCCTTCCGAGATACTTCATCTTTGCGTGCTGCATCCTCCAGGTTGATTGGATAGCTCAGGTCAGAAAAACTTGGGAGTGTTTGGATgcgggtgctaaactttagaaggggtcacatcggatgttcggatgctaattaggaggactaaacataagctaattataaaactaactgcagaacccatatactaattcgcgagatgaatctattaaacctaattaatccatcattagcaaatggttactgtagcaccacattgtcaaatcatggactaattaggcttaatagattcgtctcgcgaattagactccatctatgtaattagttttgtaattagactatatttaatactcctaattagtatccaaacatccgatgtgacgggtactaaaatttatggggtgtatccaaacacccctgaatGAAGTTTCTTCACCTGACAGTCAAGGCACAAATCGTTGTCATTTTCAGCCTTTTAAAATTCTCTTCAAAAATAAGACCTATGTCCTGATTGCCACCCCAAACACACCTCACGTCTAATCGTTAaagatgacacaagtcaactcgtgacaagcttACCCTAGAAATGATTACACGGAAGCAAAGCAAAGCGAGACACCGAAAAACTTGCACATAAGATTCTACTAAACCTTCACTTATCTAAGCATGCTTGAATTAATTAATTAGAGATAAAGCACGTGGCAAACTACTGAGCAAAGCTAGACAAGTGATAAAGATTAACTAAATAAAAACTTCAGCCGGCCACGGATGCAAGATCGAGTGATGAACACAAGCAAAAGCTAATAAACTAATATCCAAATGATATGGTCATGATTGCTTGAATGGTTAAATCATTGTAGCATGAAACGGACGACATGCAGATGctgctcaccagtcaccaccgaGAGAAATGCAGCTAGCTGACCTGCTGATTTCGGCCTGCATGCGCGCTGGACCGAGCTGTGAGCCAGCCTGGGCCTTGTGTCACCTGGGGCACTGCGGGAGCTGTGCTGGGCCGCCTGACCCGCTGGCCTCTCGCCAGGAGGAGCTGAGCCGCTGGCTGGGCTGTAGTGCCAGGCCGCGTACGCAGCTGGGGCTTCGCTCCGCTCGGGTGGGCCCGTCCACCGGCGCTGGGTTGCCGGTCTGCCGAGCGCTCATCGCGCGTGCGGCGCAGGTGAGCGTGGACACCGCGTGCTGCCCGCTAGCTGCCGCCCGACGTACCTCTGTTCCTCCGCACAAACAAAAAACAGACCATGAACACAACAACACCTTCAAAACTTCCAACGAAAAATACTCCCTCAATACTCCGCGGATTCAAAACGAAACTTGAAGCACGGCTGAAAAGATCTCGAAAAGCTCAAGTATTCACCGCGGATTTTGAAGAAAAACCGAATGCCCTTCAAAGGAACCAGTTTTGGGGAAAACTTAAATTCACGCCGAATTCGTGAGGAATTTGATTGGGGATCATACTAAAATTGCTCACAACCAATAAATTTCACCGAATTTGGAGCGAATCGCGAAGAAcgaaaaatcccaaaaatacaTCAAAAAAcacgaaaaagaaaaatctcagATCTTGAGAGGATGAAACAAGTGAGCATAAATTtatctttggattacttcaccatgttcGGTAACAAGCCACTCTTAAGCACAATAAAaactaagatggcaaaaagatcaaatcaaataTCCTCTCATCCCTCTTCTTCTCTGTCACCtaaaggctctcacaaacaaaatgAGAAGCCAACCAGCAAACAACCCGAAGAGATGTGTGCAGCTGCCCCAACATCCCACTCTCATATATACAGGCATCTGAAAAATGATCAGAatacccttacatgaagcatacaacttAAATACCCTGTAGGGTAAAACCATCCAACTTTTTATTAATACATCGAACGGATCCGGCGCCTTCATGACTCTGCTTTGCCTCAACACAACCTTtgcgatggtgccacgcgtcctccaACTCGACGTCGACCGGCCGCACTGGACTCGCCCCCATTTTttaggtcaaaccggtcaaaccctcttgcacacctaGCAAGGCATGACTCACCCCCGATTTTAAGGTCAAACCGATCAAATCCTCTTGCACGCCGCACAtaacgtgactcaccgatgtcgacgcgtgtccagcctccgccaaaCCTTCAACACCTCCAAATCTTTCGCTCCCACACCCgagccgcctactcgactcgcctttGTCCTGCTTGACTCGAGTACTCTAACTCTTCCATGCACCATATGGATCGCTCATTACTCAGTCcgaactcctcgggtcccttgGTCCAAGCCTATttgtgtccacccttcacagccctagtacattgGCATAAACcttttcgcttgaccttcacctcatgccgtcgaccgccataTCGCATTCTACActtgcacatcacaagccaagagacacaacataCAAGATATATTTTACgcacaccacaacacaacgcactcAACACAAcacctccggttagccgttagcatagtCATGCACGTATAAAATATGCACTCAACCAGTAAAATTTCAAATTATACAGTCAATCATTTGTTATAAATAGACCAATACaattctcaacttggtctctcagtCGTCCAGCGACCAAGAGAAAAGCCAAACGAACCACAGATTAACAGTGACTTGAAACACGAACCACAGATTAACAGTGACTTGAAACAAATCTACTAcacaaaaagatcaaatttcCAGGGTTGTGTGCATTTGTAACGAAGCAAGAAATATGTAAATGCATACCTGCAGGATGCTGGAACTGGTCGGACGCTGGGGAAGTGAGACGACGCCGTGGACGATCACGATTGTTCGTCAAGGGAGTGTAGTGGCGAAACGAACCGTCCGGGTGCTGATCCCCTCgaaggcgccggcgacgaccgtGCAGCGGACGGTGCTAAGGTAGTGGTGCAACACCACGACGGCCGTCGTTCTGCTGACCGGCCGGATCGCCTGCACCGTGCCGTAGAGGACAACGGATCGGCCCACCGCGGCCTCGCCGAGGTCGCCTGCTTCCGTACACGACCCCGCGGGCACCTTCTTGAAGGGGACCTCGCCGTAGCTCGACGCGAAGGGGTCCTGTGGCTGCTTCCCCGCCTTTTTCGGCCGGCTGCTGCCGTGGCTCTTCCTGATGCCGCCGGAGACGCCAGTGGCGTGCGCCGCCTCGGGGGCCACCGGAGTGTCCGCATGCTTCGTTGACATCTGCGGCAGCTGCGTCAACGAGACGCTACGTTTGGGTCTCGATTGAGCTTTGGGGATTTCCATCTAGTGACTCGGATGTTAGGAATTTATACAAGAGTATGGCTAGGATGAGTTGAGATGCAAGTGGAGTTCCCGTTTCCGAACGGAGAAGGAATTTGACACTTCTTGAGCTTGGCCCCAAACATAAAGTCCAGGCACGCATTACTACCATCATCCATGGGCCTGCAAGGTGTATATTGTATATAGTAGGAATTGGAGTATTTCACGCTAACGAAATACGGCAATTTCCAACGTTAGCTGCGAACCTCTCTAGTTAGTAGTAGTTCTCAATGTGCCCAATGCCCATCGCAAGAAAATCCCCATTCTGGCAAGATCACGCACTCGCGCGCTAGCTTTTCCACGAACTATTTCAACTGCTAGGCGTGCCGAGAGTGAATGAAGTTCGTAGAGTCCAGACGGACCACAGAGAAACACAAAGCCTCCCAAAAACGAAAAGGAAACCATCGTATAGATGTGGTCGAATACAATTTGAACTTGCCAGGAAAACTTACAACTTTCAAGCAAATTTACACGCGGTAAACAACTCCCGTCCCATATTAATCACATGCGGTCAATTAGAAAATCGAGATAAAATTCCAAAGAAGAAATTCAAGGTAGAGGGACCAACAGGCCCCGGCCATCCGCCATACCGATCGCACCGGCCGGATCACCTCCTCTTGTTCCTGCTCCCGAGCAGCAGCGAGATGTAGAAGAGGATCCTGAATAGGAACCCCCAGGCGACGGTGATCCAGAGGCAGTCCCACTTGGTGAGGTCCGTCACTGCCTGCTGCGCCAGGAAGTCGGGCCCCGTGGTGATGCACGTCGCCGTGCCGATGTCCACGCCCAGCGACTGGCTCATGGCGCGCAGCACCCGCACCTTGAGCACCCCCGGCAGGGCGGCCAGCGGCGTGTTGTCGAACATCTGCACGCCCCGCACGAAGCACCGCCCCGGGTCGCTGAACTCGTTCTGCATCACCGCCTCGTACGGGTACTTCACCAGCGACAGGTAGTGGAACCAGATCCAGTACCGCGGGATGCGGTCGCGGTTGATGAAGAAGCCGCTGAAGAGGAGGAAGTAGGCCAGCGTCGACACCACCACGGGGTACCCCAGCATCACGTTGGTCACCACGCCGGAGAGGAACGTCGCGAACCCGGACCCGGCCCAGAAGGACGCCAGCACGATGGccacgaagaagaagaagccctcggcgccgccggccaggcCCACGGCGAAGAAGGTGGTGAGCGCGAACGCCAGGGAGAGCACGATCAGGGACGGGAAGCCGACGATGGTGTGGGAGAGCACGTACGAGGACCGCCGGTACGCGTTGTAGGCCGTCTCGCGGAGGAAGATGTAGCGCTCGTTGAGGAACACCGGGAGCGCGTCGGAGCAGGTGTAGAACATGGTGGACATGGCGATGGCGAAGAAGCCAAGCCGCTCCTGCACGCCCTTGGGGGAGTCGTCCAGGCGCCAGAAGATGGTCGCCAGGATGAACCCCGTCACCAGCACGGCGGCCAGCCGGATGATGAAGATCTCCGGCGTGCGCTTCGTGTTGATGAACGCGCGGCGGGTCAGGACACCCATCTCGATCCAGAACGGGTTCGCGAACTTGGacaccgcggccgccggcaaCGGCTCCCCGGAATGCACGGACACGGACCCGTCGGTCGCGCCGGACACGAGCTTCCCGCGCGAGATGCTGGCGCTGATGGCCTCCTTCAGGGACAGCGACGGCTTCTCGCCGCGCCCGTCGTGGTGCTTCGCCTTTGGCGCCATGCGCATCTGCCACTTTCTGTTGTGCTCGACGAGGTCCCTGGCCCCGTCCGGCATGGTCTCCAGCTCCCTGATGAGGTCGAGCGCGAACTCGGTCGGGTTCTCGTTGCCCGGGATGGGCTTGCCGAAGTCGTCGAAGAAGGACGGCAGCGCGCCCGGCGGGCCGTAGTACACCGTCTGGCCGCGGGAGAGGAACAGGAGGCGGTCGAGGAGGCCGAGGATGCGGTAGCTCGGCTGGTGGATGGACATAACCACCACGCTGCCGCTCTGCGCGATGCGCTGGAGCACCTTGACCACCATGAAGGCGCTGGTGGAGTCGAGCCCGGAGGTGGGCTCGTCGAGGAACAGCACGATGGGATCGTGGATGATGTCCACGCCGATGGACACGCGGCGGCGCTCCCCGCCCGACACGCCGCGGTGGCCCTCGTCGCCGATGATGGTGCCGGCCGCGTTGCGCAGGCCGAGCTGGTCGATGAGCGCCTGCAcgcgcttcttcttctccttggtgGGGAGGGAGCGCGGGAGGCGGAACTCGGCGGCGAACATGAGGGTCTCCTCCACGGTGAGCATCGGGTACAGGAGGTCGTCCTGCATGACGTACGCGGAGATGACCTTGAGTAGGTTGCTGTCGAGCGACTCGCCGTTGAGCGTGACGGAGCCGTGGAGGCTCTCCTTGACGATGCGGTTGGCGAGCGCGTCGATGAGCGTGCTCTTGCCGGAGCCGCTGGCGCCAAGCACTGCCATGATCTCGCCCTCCCGCGCCTCGCCGGAGATGTTGTCCAGCAGCGTCTTCATCCTGGGCGCCTCGGGCTCGGCCGGCTCCCCGCCACCGCGGCGGAACGGCAGCGCCGGCAGGCACGAGCCCTTCTTCCGCTGCTTGACGCTGTATGTCAGGTCCGTGAACTTGAGCACGAACGGCAGCAGCGGCCCGTcccccccgcggccgccgccgtgcatGTGCTCGCTCAGGTCGCTGCCGGTGGAGCCCGGGACGGAGCCGCCCAGCTCGATGGTGTAGTGCGAGTGCGTGGGCGAGGACGTGGGCGACGACGCGTCGCTGCGCGCCTCGTTGACGCGCTTCAGCAGCTGGGCCAGCGTGAACGACTGCTGCTGCttcaccggcggcgacggctgcgGCTGCATGAGCAGGCCGctgtggtggtgctggtgcggCTGGTGGTGCATGTGCAGGAGGCCGTTCCGCGGGATGTCCTCGGCTTCCTCCATCGGCGACGATCTCCTGTCAAAGAACGGCAGCTTGTCCACGAACCGCGACATCTCGCCGCGCTCACCAGTCACCGCCCCtccccctcgccggccggcaaGCCCCGCTCCCCTGTACACCCCTACCTCGCTGCCCGCCGCGGCGAGTGAGAGAAAGAGAGATAGATAGAGGTGAGGGTTCTCGGCGTTGGCTTGGGCTCCGAGGATCACACTAATAACCATTCTTATAGATCCTCACTGGAGCAGTCAAAAGCGGCGTCAGGTTTGGGTGAGGGGAGATTGGCTAGCTGCCGGCTGCCCCCCACGCTGGGTTTTCTTGCTGTTAGTTGGAATCGGTTAAGTTGCCGCGGGCCACGGGTGCGGCCGTGCGGGGAACGA encodes the following:
- the LOC111258481 gene encoding uncharacterized protein LOC111258481; amino-acid sequence: MILNATDSLVVMLMAFRRGSARVFDYFVYRAGLGKPSLDLIPGPSCPEIGLLLKQEVGVVPCGAGGEHYALAFLVLQLKPRVAYDVHVFSSETRAWSVKAAKVAADPETTCRYHDVVMHSPSKAVAAGGGSLAWIDLWRGILQCNVLDEDPVLRLIPWPVPSPRDEILGMCSAHSIRDATLSNGVVRFVDLKFDDDDGASVYPYSSGDATCTGWTATVWERSISSKDWNRRFKADIASILATDSSHSDSLREVWDDEAKKRGLSKVSSAPPTLSLGDEEVVYFMANLVSNEALVLAVNAREERLEAVGQTALGLACSTCNFPRFLDSSQHSPIERADSIAPVL
- the LOC101781740 gene encoding ABC transporter G family member 5, translating into MSRFVDKLPFFDRRSSPMEEAEDIPRNGLLHMHHQPHQHHHSGLLMQPQPSPPVKQQQSFTLAQLLKRVNEARSDASSPTSSPTHSHYTIELGGSVPGSTGSDLSEHMHGGGRGGDGPLLPFVLKFTDLTYSVKQRKKGSCLPALPFRRGGGEPAEPEAPRMKTLLDNISGEAREGEIMAVLGASGSGKSTLIDALANRIVKESLHGSVTLNGESLDSNLLKVISAYVMQDDLLYPMLTVEETLMFAAEFRLPRSLPTKEKKKRVQALIDQLGLRNAAGTIIGDEGHRGVSGGERRRVSIGVDIIHDPIVLFLDEPTSGLDSTSAFMVVKVLQRIAQSGSVVVMSIHQPSYRILGLLDRLLFLSRGQTVYYGPPGALPSFFDDFGKPIPGNENPTEFALDLIRELETMPDGARDLVEHNRKWQMRMAPKAKHHDGRGEKPSLSLKEAISASISRGKLVSGATDGSVSVHSGEPLPAAAVSKFANPFWIEMGVLTRRAFINTKRTPEIFIIRLAAVLVTGFILATIFWRLDDSPKGVQERLGFFAIAMSTMFYTCSDALPVFLNERYIFLRETAYNAYRRSSYVLSHTIVGFPSLIVLSLAFALTTFFAVGLAGGAEGFFFFVAIVLASFWAGSGFATFLSGVVTNVMLGYPVVVSTLAYFLLFSGFFINRDRIPRYWIWFHYLSLVKYPYEAVMQNEFSDPGRCFVRGVQMFDNTPLAALPGVLKVRVLRAMSQSLGVDIGTATCITTGPDFLAQQAVTDLTKWDCLWITVAWGFLFRILFYISLLLGSRNKRR